In Candidatus Cohnella colombiensis, one DNA window encodes the following:
- a CDS encoding xanthine phosphoribosyltransferase: MDILKERILKEASVISSGVLKLDSLLNHGVDPKLTMEMGKEFASRFANDKITKVITVESSGIPIAFATALELGVPLVFARRKKTLIGEQDVYCERVPSFTKGIVTDLIVSRTLLSADDTVLFIDDIIANGDAARGLVKIIEQSGAQLAGIGIVIEKSFQAGGRALRELGLRLETLVRIQSLDDNIISFED; encoded by the coding sequence ATGGACATTTTGAAAGAAAGAATATTGAAAGAAGCAAGTGTAATTAGCTCGGGTGTGTTGAAGCTCGATTCTTTGCTTAATCACGGTGTAGATCCGAAGCTGACGATGGAAATGGGCAAGGAGTTTGCATCGAGATTCGCCAATGACAAGATCACGAAAGTCATTACAGTAGAATCCTCGGGAATCCCGATTGCTTTTGCGACTGCGCTGGAATTAGGCGTACCGCTCGTATTCGCTCGTCGTAAGAAGACGTTAATCGGAGAGCAAGATGTTTATTGCGAACGCGTTCCTTCTTTTACGAAAGGAATTGTGACGGACTTAATCGTTTCTCGCACATTGTTGAGCGCTGATGATACAGTACTCTTTATAGATGATATTATTGCAAATGGCGATGCTGCACGTGGCCTCGTAAAAATTATTGAGCAATCGGGAGCACAATTAGCAGGAATCGGTATTGTAATCGAAAAATCTTTTCAAGCGGGTGGACGTGCGTTGCGTGAATTGGGCTTGCGACTGGAGACATTAGTAAGGATTCAATCACTAGACGATAACATCATTTCCTTTGAAGACTAG
- a CDS encoding amino acid ABC transporter permease — protein sequence MELDFNFMKEQLPLFVRAAIVTLKIGITVIASSLAVGILCSMIVFYGKGFVKLIVQIYVEVARNTPLLIQLFFLYFALPSLGIRMSGYTTAIVAMTFLGGGYMAEVFRSGLEAVHKSQIESALALGLSKAQLLRFILFPQAIRISVPAFIGNFIFLLKETSVLAAIAIPELLYTTTDLIATYYKTFEMFLLLAAFYLVLILPLSLVLSFVERKMNYGQFGR from the coding sequence ATGGAATTAGATTTCAACTTCATGAAGGAACAGCTTCCTCTTTTCGTACGTGCGGCAATCGTCACGTTGAAGATCGGAATCACTGTAATTGCCTCTTCCCTTGCGGTGGGTATTCTGTGCAGTATGATCGTCTTTTATGGAAAAGGCTTTGTAAAGTTAATCGTTCAAATATACGTGGAAGTGGCCCGCAATACGCCTCTGTTGATTCAATTGTTTTTTCTGTACTTTGCATTACCAAGCTTGGGAATCAGAATGTCAGGATATACGACTGCAATCGTCGCGATGACTTTTCTGGGTGGAGGATACATGGCGGAAGTTTTTCGATCAGGACTTGAGGCTGTGCACAAAAGCCAGATCGAGTCTGCGCTCGCCTTGGGACTATCGAAGGCTCAGCTCCTTCGATTCATCTTGTTCCCGCAGGCGATCCGTATTTCGGTTCCTGCGTTCATCGGCAATTTTATTTTTCTGCTGAAGGAGACATCGGTGCTTGCTGCCATCGCGATTCCGGAATTGCTTTATACCACGACGGATTTGATCGCCACCTACTACAAAACCTTCGAAATGTTCTTGTTGCTTGCAGCGTTTTACCTTGTGCTTATTCTTCCCTTGTCCCTAGTTCTATCCTTTGTGGAAAGGAAGATGAACTATGGACAATTCGGTCGTTAA
- a CDS encoding amino acid ABC transporter permease, which produces MDNSVVNVIVTSLPLLWKGVIQTLLIAFYSLCISTVCGIIFGILRVSSSRIIQIVTRAYVEVFRSIPVLVFMFFFFFGIPIVWGVEIPGLMAAVLALSLWGVAEIGEIARGALQSLPRGQVEAGKSIGLSTHQLYRHVLIPQALRRMVPPTMNIYTRIIKSTSLSVLIGTREMIKIGQEIIERTGQALVIYSMLFILYFILCYPISLWSKKLERDWIY; this is translated from the coding sequence ATGGACAATTCGGTCGTTAATGTTATCGTGACATCTTTGCCTTTACTCTGGAAAGGCGTCATTCAAACGTTGCTTATCGCTTTTTATTCTTTATGTATCTCTACTGTCTGCGGAATTATCTTTGGAATTCTGAGGGTTTCCTCAAGCCGAATCATCCAAATCGTGACGAGAGCTTATGTGGAAGTTTTCCGGTCAATTCCCGTTCTTGTCTTTATGTTCTTCTTCTTTTTCGGGATACCCATCGTGTGGGGGGTTGAAATTCCGGGGTTAATGGCTGCCGTACTCGCTCTTTCTTTATGGGGTGTCGCAGAAATTGGGGAAATCGCCAGAGGGGCGCTCCAGTCTTTGCCGAGGGGACAAGTCGAAGCCGGGAAAAGTATCGGCCTTAGCACGCACCAATTATATCGGCATGTGCTGATTCCGCAGGCATTGAGGAGAATGGTCCCACCGACGATGAACATTTACACTCGCATTATCAAGAGCACTTCTCTCTCCGTTTTGATCGGGACACGGGAAATGATCAAAATCGGGCAAGAAATTATCGAACGAACAGGTCAAGCGCTTGTCATTTATTCGATGTTATTCATTCTTTACTTCATATTGTGCTATCCGATCTCGTTATGGTCGAAAAAATTAGAGCGCGATTGGATTTACTAA
- a CDS encoding amino acid ABC transporter ATP-binding protein, whose amino-acid sequence MDALIELRGLSKSYGKHQVLKDINLKVAEGEVIVLIGPSGCGKSTLLRCVNGLEEIQGGSVLFRNEDLTRRKTDWRIVRQQIGMVFQSYHLFPHMTVIENIMLGPIQVQKRPKDEVLKQAKSLLERVGLSDKTNAFPRQLSGGQQQRIAIVRALCMNPVLMLFDEVTAALDPEMVKEVLEVMQTLAKENMTMMIVTHEMSFAKAVADRVIFMDAGTICEVGDPKTFFQCPQTPRAQQFLNQFIS is encoded by the coding sequence ATGGATGCTTTAATCGAACTACGGGGTTTGTCAAAGTCATACGGGAAGCACCAGGTATTAAAGGATATCAATCTAAAAGTTGCGGAAGGAGAGGTAATCGTGCTGATCGGCCCCAGCGGGTGCGGAAAAAGCACCTTGCTGAGATGCGTGAATGGCCTAGAGGAAATTCAAGGTGGCTCGGTCCTTTTCCGCAATGAAGATTTGACTAGGAGAAAAACAGATTGGCGAATAGTCAGGCAGCAAATTGGAATGGTCTTTCAAAGCTATCACCTGTTTCCCCATATGACGGTCATTGAGAATATAATGCTCGGACCGATTCAAGTCCAAAAACGTCCGAAAGATGAAGTACTTAAGCAGGCGAAGAGCTTGCTCGAGCGGGTCGGATTGTCAGATAAGACGAATGCATTCCCACGGCAATTGTCCGGCGGACAACAGCAGCGTATTGCGATTGTAAGAGCGCTCTGTATGAATCCTGTGTTAATGCTCTTTGATGAAGTAACGGCCGCTCTCGATCCCGAAATGGTCAAGGAGGTTTTGGAGGTCATGCAGACATTGGCCAAAGAAAACATGACGATGATGATCGTGACGCATGAGATGAGTTTTGCCAAAGCGGTCGCGGATCGGGTCATCTTCATGGATGCGGGGACAATTTGCGAAGTTGGAGACCCCAAAACGTTCTTTCAATGTCCACAAACGCCAAGGGCTCAGCAGTTTCTGAATCAATTTATTTCATAA
- a CDS encoding transporter substrate-binding domain-containing protein: MKKSIITLVALFFVVGLLVACGNKSSEQNSPNSSNSTNAQETGGSLQKIKDRGKLIVGVKTDFPPFGFVNNKGDFVGFEIALAKRFAKDLLGDESNIELVSVSGPNRIPYLQSDKVDLILAALSVSEERAKVIDFSNPYFKTAAQVLTRKNSGIQSIKDLDGKKVVVVKGSMADVYLTNNVPGAKLTKFEKNTEALQSLKDGRVDAYFQDNVMLYAWVNQNPDFHVLPEQTEPTPWAAGVKKGNTELKEWIDSDLETLGKEQFIHKLYDEHLKDVFGPDINPDDLVVE; the protein is encoded by the coding sequence ATGAAAAAATCAATTATCACTCTCGTTGCACTATTCTTTGTCGTTGGGCTGCTGGTAGCCTGCGGTAACAAATCATCTGAGCAGAACTCGCCCAATTCGTCAAATTCTACAAATGCTCAAGAGACTGGTGGGTCGCTTCAAAAAATCAAGGATCGTGGCAAATTGATTGTTGGCGTAAAAACTGATTTTCCTCCTTTTGGCTTTGTGAATAATAAAGGAGACTTCGTCGGATTCGAGATTGCTTTGGCTAAACGGTTCGCTAAGGACTTGCTGGGGGATGAATCCAATATTGAACTGGTATCCGTATCCGGTCCAAATCGTATCCCTTATCTGCAGTCTGACAAGGTCGATCTTATATTGGCAGCTTTGTCAGTCTCTGAGGAACGCGCTAAGGTCATCGATTTCAGCAACCCTTACTTTAAAACCGCTGCGCAAGTTCTCACGCGCAAAAACAGCGGTATCCAATCCATCAAGGATTTGGACGGCAAAAAAGTCGTCGTCGTAAAAGGATCAATGGCGGATGTATATTTGACTAATAATGTGCCTGGTGCGAAGCTTACGAAATTCGAGAAAAACACGGAAGCCTTGCAATCCTTGAAAGATGGCCGCGTTGACGCTTACTTCCAGGATAACGTCATGTTATACGCTTGGGTTAATCAAAACCCGGATTTTCACGTTTTGCCTGAGCAAACTGAGCCTACTCCATGGGCAGCAGGCGTAAAGAAAGGAAATACAGAGCTCAAGGAGTGGATTGACAGCGACCTGGAAACGTTAGGTAAAGAACAATTCATTCATAAGCTGTATGACGAGCATTTGAAAGACGTGTTCGGTCCTGACATCAATCCAGATGATCTCGTTGTGGAATAA
- a CDS encoding Fe(3+) ABC transporter substrate-binding protein, translating to MNKKSKAVILLVVALMVGLIAGCGSDSKSSGEVNVYTARHYDVDDTLYAKFTEKTGIKVNVVQGSAPELIERIKREGKSTSADVFITVDGGILDSAKKAGLLQPIESKVIDEQVQSDLKDTDNEWIGLSTRARIIAYVKDRVDPSELSTYEDLATEKWQDKVVVRSSTNMYNQSLLASMIAINGEEATEKWAAGLTANLARDPEGGDRDQAKAIVSGVGDVAIMNTYYVGQLLNSADPEEVKVAEQIGVFFPNQETTGTHINISGAGLIKHSKNKENAIKLIEFLTDVEAQGIVASTNFEFPVNKKAEIPALLKSWGEFKHQGLDFAAYGDYNAKAVEIANKVGWK from the coding sequence ATGAACAAAAAGAGTAAAGCGGTCATATTACTTGTTGTAGCGTTAATGGTAGGATTAATTGCAGGATGCGGATCAGATAGCAAATCAAGTGGGGAAGTTAATGTTTACACGGCACGTCACTACGATGTAGATGACACATTATATGCTAAGTTTACTGAGAAGACAGGAATTAAAGTGAATGTTGTACAAGGCTCAGCACCAGAGTTGATCGAGCGCATTAAGCGTGAGGGAAAGAGTACATCGGCAGATGTGTTCATTACGGTAGACGGTGGCATTCTTGATTCAGCAAAAAAAGCTGGGTTGCTGCAGCCGATCGAGTCTAAAGTGATAGATGAACAAGTGCAATCAGATCTAAAGGATACGGATAATGAGTGGATAGGATTATCTACGCGTGCTCGGATCATTGCTTACGTGAAGGATCGTGTAGATCCAAGTGAGCTATCCACTTATGAAGATTTGGCGACTGAGAAGTGGCAGGATAAAGTTGTCGTACGTTCTTCAACGAATATGTATAATCAATCACTTCTTGCTTCCATGATTGCAATCAATGGTGAGGAAGCAACAGAGAAGTGGGCTGCTGGACTTACCGCTAATCTGGCACGTGATCCTGAAGGTGGAGACCGTGATCAAGCGAAAGCGATTGTATCAGGTGTTGGCGACGTAGCTATTATGAATACGTACTATGTTGGACAATTGTTAAATTCAGCAGACCCAGAAGAAGTGAAAGTTGCTGAGCAAATCGGAGTGTTCTTCCCCAACCAAGAGACGACCGGTACTCATATTAATATTAGCGGTGCTGGCTTGATCAAGCATAGCAAAAATAAAGAAAATGCGATTAAGCTGATTGAATTTCTAACGGACGTCGAGGCACAAGGAATAGTCGCAAGCACAAACTTCGAATTTCCAGTAAACAAGAAAGCCGAAATTCCAGCACTTTTAAAGAGTTGGGGTGAATTTAAGCACCAAGGTCTTGATTTTGCAGCCTATGGCGATTATAATGCCAAGGCAGTTGAAATCGCGAATAAGGTTGGCTGGAAGTAA
- a CDS encoding iron ABC transporter permease, with translation MISARKLLRGIKQYSNGWTIITLIGAVGILLPILYVLSSLFSSPNTNWIQVKQYLLTDYILGSLKLVAFTGVFATLIGVTLAWLVVGYTFPLQRFFRWALILPLAIPPYIAAYTYRTMTSYTGVVQATLRNQFDIVLPPGMIEIRSLHGAIFILTLFLFPYVFMITRTFLEKQSASYIENAKLLGTKRFAMFVKVVLPIARPAIIAGLMLVVFEVLSDYGVANYFGVQTLSTAIFQTWFGMYDVDSALRLAAWLMLVVIATFVLERFLRRNRKFHATTSQSRPLKPQKLKGFSSISATLACAIVFLLAFLIPVVQIFVWMIWTYKDIWRSDYFTLVLNSLSGAAIATGVILLLSLLSARVCRMLPSSFANILSRLMTAGYATPGAIIAIGILAVCITLDHWLSPFYGMIGKGEGTLVLSMSIVMLISGYVIRFMATGFNAIESGYEKIPRSYTEASRMLGRSPVSTFMKIEFPLLRGALFTGFILTFIEIIKELPLTLLLRPFNFDTLATRTYRYAMDERIYEAALPSLLLIAIGIISVIVIHTWGRSDET, from the coding sequence ATGATAAGTGCAAGAAAATTACTTCGAGGCATTAAACAGTACTCAAATGGATGGACGATCATAACACTAATCGGGGCAGTAGGAATTCTACTGCCCATCCTCTATGTTCTGTCTAGTTTGTTTAGCAGTCCCAACACGAATTGGATACAGGTGAAACAATATTTACTGACGGACTATATTCTCGGTTCATTAAAGCTAGTTGCGTTCACGGGTGTATTTGCTACTCTAATCGGTGTAACATTAGCATGGCTTGTCGTCGGATACACGTTTCCATTGCAACGGTTTTTCCGTTGGGCGCTTATACTGCCATTGGCGATTCCACCTTATATAGCTGCTTATACTTACCGAACGATGACTAGTTATACCGGTGTTGTACAAGCAACACTTCGAAATCAGTTTGATATTGTGCTGCCTCCGGGAATGATCGAGATTCGATCGTTGCATGGAGCTATTTTTATATTAACGTTATTTCTATTTCCATATGTATTCATGATTACACGCACCTTTCTAGAGAAGCAAAGCGCCTCATACATCGAAAATGCTAAGCTGCTTGGAACAAAGCGGTTCGCGATGTTCGTAAAAGTCGTTCTCCCAATTGCTCGGCCAGCAATTATTGCAGGTCTTATGCTGGTCGTCTTCGAGGTACTAAGCGATTATGGAGTTGCTAATTACTTCGGTGTTCAGACGCTGTCGACTGCGATTTTCCAAACTTGGTTTGGCATGTATGATGTGGATTCGGCGTTACGTCTAGCTGCCTGGTTGATGCTTGTTGTGATTGCGACCTTCGTGCTGGAGAGATTTCTACGTCGTAATCGCAAATTTCATGCCACGACGAGCCAATCTCGGCCGCTCAAACCGCAGAAGCTGAAGGGGTTTTCCTCGATCAGTGCGACTCTAGCATGTGCAATCGTCTTCTTGTTAGCTTTTTTAATTCCTGTTGTACAAATTTTTGTATGGATGATATGGACTTACAAGGATATTTGGAGATCCGATTATTTCACCTTGGTACTCAATAGTCTCTCGGGGGCTGCAATTGCAACGGGTGTGATTCTGCTGCTTTCTTTACTGTCAGCAAGAGTATGCCGCATGCTACCTTCTAGCTTCGCTAATATTCTATCCCGTTTGATGACAGCCGGTTATGCGACTCCTGGAGCAATTATTGCGATTGGTATTCTTGCCGTATGTATCACGCTCGATCACTGGTTATCCCCCTTTTACGGTATGATTGGGAAAGGTGAAGGAACGCTAGTGCTCAGCATGTCGATCGTGATGTTGATATCCGGATATGTCATTAGGTTCATGGCTACAGGCTTTAACGCGATCGAATCGGGATATGAGAAAATTCCTCGATCCTATACAGAAGCTTCTAGAATGTTAGGACGATCACCAGTAAGTACCTTTATGAAGATAGAGTTTCCGTTATTGCGTGGAGCACTGTTTACGGGGTTTATTCTTACTTTCATCGAGATTATTAAGGAGTTGCCGCTCACGTTACTGCTGCGACCGTTTAATTTTGATACATTGGCTACACGTACTTATCGATATGCGATGGATGAGCGAATATACGAAGCGGCGCTCCCTTCCTTACTCTTAATCGCAATTGGTATCATTTCTGTCATCGTGATCCACACATGGGGAAGGAGTGATGAGACATGA
- a CDS encoding ABC transporter ATP-binding protein gives MSFVNISKLTFRYTKNQKPVIDHFSFEMKKGEIVGIVGGSGSGKSTLLRLVAGLETPESGNILIGQCMMVSGLFCMEVEKRGVGMVFQDYALFPHLTVADNVAFGLHKLPRAERKIRLQEMLDLVQLTDFANRYPHELSGGQQQRVALARSLAPKPSILLMDEPFSNLDTELKATIRAELREILRKANITCLFVSHDPNDIEAICDRSIRMGV, from the coding sequence ATGAGTTTTGTAAACATTAGTAAGCTGACGTTTCGTTATACTAAAAACCAGAAACCAGTCATTGATCACTTTTCTTTCGAGATGAAGAAGGGTGAAATTGTCGGGATTGTAGGTGGCAGTGGCAGTGGAAAAAGTACACTACTCCGCTTGGTGGCTGGTCTAGAGACACCAGAAAGTGGCAACATATTAATTGGACAATGTATGATGGTAAGTGGACTTTTTTGCATGGAAGTGGAGAAACGCGGTGTCGGTATGGTGTTTCAAGACTATGCTTTATTTCCTCACTTAACAGTAGCTGATAATGTTGCTTTTGGACTGCATAAGTTACCACGTGCTGAACGAAAAATTCGACTGCAGGAGATGCTGGATCTTGTGCAGTTGACAGATTTTGCGAACCGCTACCCGCATGAGTTAAGTGGAGGTCAACAGCAGCGTGTTGCACTGGCGAGGTCGCTGGCACCTAAACCATCCATTCTGCTGATGGATGAGCCATTTAGCAATCTGGATACTGAGCTGAAAGCTACAATTCGAGCAGAGCTACGCGAAATTCTACGCAAGGCGAACATAACATGCCTATTCGTCTCCCATGATCCCAATGACATAGAAGCGATATGCGATCGTTCCATTCGGATGGGGGTTTAA
- a CDS encoding class I SAM-dependent DNA methyltransferase produces the protein MLTGEIRNKIDKIWSDIWAGGISNPLTVIEQLTYLMFIRSLDEKELENESFEAISGEVTAKIFPQDEDGQAMRWSKFKTKDSRIIYDIMGTKVFPFIKEMNGENTTAFSRYMQDAMFLIPTPQVLQKIITGLDELYEHDIKDLDMQGDLYEYMLGKLASAGQNGQFRTPKHIRDMMVHLLAPTPDDKICDPACGTAGFLVSSAEYIRENYEAEMTSEQWEHFGGEMFSGFDTDRTMLRLSAMNLMLHSITQPNIDYVDSVSKQNNTSSAYDIILANPPFTGTVDAESIHDNLKTVCDTKKTELLFVALFLRILRKGGRCACIVPDGVLFGSTKAHKSLRKELVENHQLQAVVSMPSGVFKPYAGVSTAILLFTKTGAGGTDKVWFYDMKADGFSLDDKRSAVEANDIPDILARFHNLEGEADRRPTEPSFLVERSAIEANHYDLSINRYKEVVYDRVEYDAPAVIMERLDALNLDIASKMEELRGMLGE, from the coding sequence ATGCTAACAGGAGAAATTCGCAATAAGATAGATAAAATATGGTCCGATATATGGGCGGGTGGCATTAGTAACCCATTAACCGTTATAGAGCAGCTTACGTACTTGATGTTTATTCGTTCTCTCGATGAAAAGGAACTGGAAAACGAGAGCTTCGAGGCAATAAGCGGTGAAGTGACAGCAAAGATCTTTCCACAGGATGAAGATGGACAAGCGATGCGTTGGAGTAAATTTAAGACCAAAGATTCCCGTATCATCTACGATATTATGGGTACGAAGGTATTTCCGTTTATTAAAGAAATGAATGGAGAGAATACAACTGCCTTTTCGCGGTATATGCAGGATGCTATGTTCTTAATTCCAACTCCTCAAGTATTGCAGAAGATTATTACTGGTCTGGATGAGTTATACGAGCATGATATTAAAGATTTGGACATGCAGGGTGATCTGTATGAGTATATGCTAGGTAAGCTAGCGTCCGCTGGACAAAATGGTCAGTTCAGAACACCAAAGCATATACGCGATATGATGGTACATCTACTTGCACCAACGCCAGATGATAAGATTTGTGACCCGGCGTGCGGTACGGCTGGATTTCTTGTATCATCTGCTGAATATATCAGAGAAAACTATGAAGCCGAGATGACGAGTGAACAGTGGGAACATTTTGGAGGAGAGATGTTCTCAGGGTTCGATACGGATCGTACGATGCTTCGGCTATCTGCTATGAATCTAATGCTTCACTCGATTACGCAGCCCAATATTGATTATGTGGACAGCGTATCGAAGCAGAATAATACGTCATCCGCATATGATATTATTCTTGCCAATCCTCCATTTACAGGTACAGTTGATGCCGAGAGTATTCACGATAATCTCAAGACAGTCTGCGATACCAAAAAGACGGAGCTTTTGTTTGTCGCACTCTTCTTACGGATTCTTCGCAAAGGCGGTCGCTGCGCGTGTATCGTACCGGATGGTGTATTGTTTGGTTCTACTAAGGCACATAAATCATTGCGTAAAGAGTTGGTAGAAAATCATCAGCTTCAAGCGGTCGTCTCCATGCCAAGCGGTGTCTTCAAGCCATATGCTGGTGTTAGCACAGCAATTCTGTTGTTTACCAAAACGGGTGCAGGCGGTACGGATAAAGTGTGGTTTTACGATATGAAAGCCGATGGCTTCTCCTTGGATGATAAGCGTTCTGCTGTTGAAGCGAATGACATTCCTGATATCCTTGCTCGCTTCCATAACCTTGAAGGTGAAGCTGATCGTAGACCCACTGAGCCCAGTTTCTTGGTGGAGAGGTCTGCAATTGAGGCGAATCACTACGATCTGTCGATCAATCGTTATAAAGAAGTTGTCTATGACAGGGTGGAATATGATGCGCCTGCGGTGATCATGGAACGACTTGATGCGTTAAACCTTGATATTGCTTCCAAGATGGAGGAATTGAGGGGGATGCTTGGTGAGTAA
- a CDS encoding restriction endonuclease subunit S codes for MSKWEMVKWSEVVEIKNGRNQKAVEDRNGQYPIYGSGGVMGYANDYLCEEETVIIGRKGNINKPIYVSEKFWNVDTAFGLSTKKNILNSRFLYFFCVNFNFEKLNTTVTIPSLTKSNLLNISIPLPPLETQKQIAKTLDTAAELLAMCKQQLAELDNLIKSTFYDMFGDLAFNDKQWVTRALFEICKDNSDIKCGPFGTQLSKDEYQTSGVPLWGISQINTFFRSPTKEFLTEEKAISLEAYSIIPNDITMSRKGNVGKCALYPVDFPTGIMHSDLLRIRVNQEIVNSHFILHQLHLSGYIQNQIKLVSGGAIMAGINVTKLKHIMVHVPPFTLQNQFADIVIKIEEQKALVKKAIDETQYLFDSLMSEYF; via the coding sequence GTGAGTAAGTGGGAAATGGTGAAGTGGAGTGAAGTTGTAGAAATAAAAAACGGCAGGAATCAAAAAGCTGTTGAAGATCGTAATGGTCAATATCCCATTTATGGTAGTGGAGGAGTTATGGGATATGCAAATGACTATCTATGTGAAGAAGAAACTGTGATTATTGGTCGAAAAGGTAACATCAATAAACCTATATATGTAAGTGAAAAATTTTGGAATGTAGATACAGCTTTTGGCTTAAGTACAAAGAAAAACATTTTGAATTCGAGATTTTTATATTTCTTTTGTGTTAATTTCAATTTTGAAAAGCTTAATACAACTGTCACCATTCCAAGTCTAACAAAAAGCAATTTATTGAATATATCAATACCACTTCCACCTCTCGAAACACAAAAGCAAATAGCCAAAACATTAGACACCGCCGCAGAACTGCTTGCCATGTGCAAACAGCAGCTTGCAGAGCTGGACAACCTTATCAAATCTACTTTTTACGATATGTTTGGCGATCTAGCATTTAATGATAAACAATGGGTTACAAGAGCATTATTCGAAATTTGTAAAGATAATAGTGATATTAAATGTGGTCCTTTTGGAACTCAACTAAGTAAAGATGAGTATCAGACTTCAGGGGTGCCTCTTTGGGGAATATCTCAGATAAACACTTTTTTTAGGTCGCCAACAAAAGAATTTTTAACTGAGGAAAAAGCAATATCTTTAGAGGCCTACTCAATTATTCCAAATGATATCACAATGTCTAGAAAAGGAAATGTGGGCAAATGCGCGTTATACCCAGTAGATTTTCCAACGGGTATTATGCACTCAGATTTACTGAGAATACGAGTTAATCAAGAAATCGTAAATTCACATTTCATCTTGCATCAATTACATTTGAGTGGTTATATTCAAAATCAGATTAAGTTAGTTAGCGGTGGAGCAATCATGGCTGGAATTAACGTGACAAAACTGAAACATATTATGGTGCATGTCCCCCCCTTCACTCTCCAAAACCAATTCGCCGACATTGTCATCAAAATCGAGGAGCAAAAAGCTCTCGTCAAAAAGGCGATCGACGAAACGCAATACCTGTTTGACAGCTTGATGAGCGAGTATTTTTAA
- a CDS encoding KilA-N domain-containing protein encodes MAESTNMKGTIHANGNKIAVISNGNENDYISLTDIAKYKNQDSPADVVKNWLRSRSTIEFLGLWEQMHNSTFKLVEFDQFKNEAGANSFVLSPQRWIASTNAIGIISKSGRYGGTFAHQDIAFEFASWVSAEFKLYIIKDYQRLKSDENSRLSLDWNLNRTLSKINYRIHTDAIKENLIPENVSIKHQGITYATEADLLNIALFGKTAKEWRTENSSSNGNIRDYASLQQLIVMANLESLNAEFIKQGLSQAERLVMLNRVAIDQLRSLLGNPSVKKLENK; translated from the coding sequence TTGGCTGAATCAACGAATATGAAAGGCACTATTCATGCGAATGGCAATAAAATAGCTGTTATATCCAATGGTAATGAGAACGACTATATCTCATTGACCGATATAGCAAAGTATAAAAATCAGGATTCGCCTGCTGATGTAGTGAAGAATTGGCTTCGCAGTCGAAGCACGATTGAATTCTTAGGATTGTGGGAGCAGATGCATAATTCAACTTTTAAACTGGTCGAATTCGACCAGTTTAAAAATGAAGCAGGTGCTAATTCCTTTGTGCTTTCACCTCAAAGATGGATCGCCAGCACGAATGCCATAGGCATCATCTCCAAATCAGGAAGATATGGTGGCACATTCGCTCATCAGGATATTGCATTCGAGTTTGCATCTTGGGTTTCAGCAGAATTTAAGCTATATATCATTAAAGATTATCAGCGATTAAAATCAGATGAGAATAGTAGATTGTCTTTGGATTGGAATTTGAACCGGACACTTTCAAAGATCAACTATAGAATTCATACAGATGCGATTAAGGAGAATTTAATTCCTGAGAACGTATCGATAAAACATCAGGGTATTACCTATGCAACAGAAGCGGATCTGCTCAATATTGCGTTATTCGGGAAGACAGCGAAAGAATGGCGCACAGAGAATTCGAGTTCTAATGGGAATATTAGAGATTATGCATCGTTGCAACAGTTAATTGTTATGGCTAACTTAGAGAGCCTGAATGCAGAGTTTATTAAACAGGGATTATCGCAAGCGGAACGATTAGTGATGCTTAACAGGGTTGCTATTGATCAACTAAGATCATTATTAGGCAATCCCAGTGTCAAAAAACTAGAAAATAAATAG